The Williamsia sp. DF01-3 genome has a window encoding:
- a CDS encoding metalloregulator ArsR/SmtB family transcription factor, protein MTAEQPGVDEALRAMAEPRRRAILELVSGEELAAGEIAARFEVSRTAISQHLTVLKDAGLLTERREGTRRMYRTRPEGIDQLRDMLDGMWASSLDVARQLVEAERGLTDGDEVNRAG, encoded by the coding sequence ATGACCGCAGAACAGCCCGGCGTCGACGAAGCCCTTCGTGCGATGGCCGAGCCCCGCCGGCGCGCCATCCTGGAACTCGTTTCCGGTGAAGAGCTCGCGGCCGGCGAGATCGCGGCGCGCTTCGAGGTCAGCCGTACCGCGATCTCTCAGCACCTCACGGTGCTGAAGGACGCGGGACTGCTCACCGAGCGGCGTGAAGGAACCCGGCGCATGTACCGCACCCGTCCCGAAGGCATCGACCAACTCCGAGACATGCTCGACGGCATGTGGGCGTCATCTCTCGACGTCGCGCGGCAACTGGTGGAGGCCGAGCGCGGACTGACCGATGGCGACGAGGTGAACCGTGCCGGCTGA
- a CDS encoding crotonase/enoyl-CoA hydratase family protein, translating to MMADDDHSGIRPAAWREGLAEGADSLFAGRERAEPDAEYRTLTYEVTDRIARITFNRPERGNAITADTPVELAAAVERADLDPRVHVMVVSGRGKGFCGGYDLSIFAENGGNPSDGPDAAAGTVLDPIVQARNHNPHGTWDPMVDYAMMSRFNRGFASLLHANKPTVAKLHGFAVAGGTDIALYADQIICADDTKIGYPPTRVWGIPAAGMWAHRLGDQRAKRLLFTGDCLSGKQAAEWGLAIEAPEADRLDERTEDLLERISRMPINQLIMAKLAMNSSLLSQGVANSTMVSTVFDGISRHTREGYAFQMRSATVGFREAVRERDEPFGDYKRAQFDKPGDS from the coding sequence CTGATGGCTGATGATGACCACTCCGGGATTCGGCCGGCCGCGTGGCGTGAAGGCCTTGCAGAGGGCGCGGATTCCCTGTTCGCCGGACGGGAACGGGCCGAACCGGACGCCGAGTATCGAACCCTCACCTACGAGGTCACCGACCGGATCGCGCGGATCACCTTCAACCGGCCCGAGCGGGGTAACGCCATCACGGCCGACACTCCGGTGGAATTGGCGGCTGCCGTCGAGCGCGCGGATCTCGACCCACGAGTGCACGTGATGGTGGTGTCCGGACGTGGCAAGGGTTTCTGTGGTGGTTACGACCTGTCGATCTTCGCGGAGAACGGCGGGAATCCGTCAGACGGTCCGGACGCGGCTGCAGGTACCGTACTTGACCCGATTGTGCAGGCGCGCAACCACAATCCTCATGGCACATGGGACCCGATGGTCGACTACGCAATGATGAGTCGATTCAACCGGGGTTTCGCCAGTCTCCTGCACGCCAACAAACCGACGGTGGCAAAACTCCATGGATTTGCGGTTGCCGGCGGAACCGACATAGCGCTGTACGCCGACCAGATCATCTGCGCCGACGACACCAAGATCGGCTACCCGCCGACCCGAGTCTGGGGAATTCCCGCGGCGGGCATGTGGGCGCACCGCCTCGGAGACCAACGGGCCAAACGGCTTTTGTTCACCGGTGACTGCCTCAGCGGAAAACAGGCCGCGGAGTGGGGACTGGCCATCGAGGCGCCGGAGGCGGACCGCCTTGACGAGCGCACGGAGGACCTGCTGGAACGGATCTCGCGGATGCCGATCAACCAGCTCATCATGGCCAAGTTGGCGATGAACAGTTCGCTGCTCTCGCAGGGTGTTGCCAATTCGACGATGGTCAGCACTGTCTTCGACGGCATCTCGCGACACACTCGCGAGGGCTACGCATTCCAGATGCGTTCGGCAACAGTCGGATTCCGCGAGGCGGTACGCGAGCGCGACGAACCGTTCGGCGACTACAAGCGCGCCCAGTTCGACAAGCCCGGAGATTCCTGA
- a CDS encoding VOC family protein gives MGAPVAFFEITSHDPTRLAAFYRELFDWTIDESQGPGYSLVDTGAGEEAVGGGIGAVTDQAEPGGVSVYMRVDDLQASLDRAEALGGKALVPPTDLPDGYGRFAMFADPDGNTIGLWT, from the coding sequence ATGGGAGCACCGGTCGCGTTCTTCGAGATCACATCGCACGACCCCACCCGCCTCGCCGCGTTCTACCGCGAACTGTTCGACTGGACCATCGACGAGAGCCAGGGTCCCGGATACTCACTGGTCGACACCGGCGCAGGCGAAGAGGCGGTCGGCGGCGGCATTGGCGCCGTCACCGACCAGGCCGAGCCAGGCGGCGTGAGCGTGTACATGCGGGTCGACGACCTGCAGGCATCGCTCGACCGGGCCGAAGCCCTCGGCGGCAAAGCCCTCGTACCTCCCACCGACCTACCGGACGGGTACGGCCGCTTCGCGATGTTCGCCGACCCCGACGGCAACACCATCGGGCTCTGGACATGA